Proteins from a genomic interval of Lycium ferocissimum isolate CSIRO_LF1 chromosome 2, AGI_CSIRO_Lferr_CH_V1, whole genome shotgun sequence:
- the LOC132046406 gene encoding peroxidase 64-like, with the protein MAYFVPLLSTFLIFSIYSQGNALSSNYYAKTCPQAEDTVMKVVKEEAKKDKTVLATLLRMHFHDCFLRGCDASILLSSKGKNTAEKDAPPNGSMHGFYVINGAKRAVEAICPGVVSCADILAFAARDAVVLSGGPYWDVPKGRKDGRISRASETTLLPKPTYNISQLQQSFRQRGLSLDDLVALLGAHTIGFMHCSSFMNRIYNFNATHDIDPTLRPSFAASLKGICPLKNRAKNAGISNDPSSTTFDNTHYRLILQKKSLLSSDHSLLTNPKTKSLVYKFGTSKAAFYKAFSNSMIKMSSLTGGQEVRKDCRVVN; encoded by the exons ATGGCATACTTTGTTCCATTGTTGAGCACATTTCTTATTTTCTCCATATACTCTCAAGGGAATGCACTTAGTTCAAATTACTATGCAAAAACGTGCCCTCAAGCTGAAGACACAGtcatgaaagttgttaaggaggAAGCAAAGAAAGACAAAACAGTGCTCGCAACACTTCTAAGGATGCATTTCCATGATTGTTTCCTACGG GGCTGTGATGCTTCAATTTTGTTGAGCTCCAAGGGGAAAAACACAGCAGAAAAGGATGCGCCTCCTAATGGTTCTATGCACGGGTTCTATGTTATTAATGGGGCAAAGAGGGCAGTCGAAGCTATATGTCCTGGCGTAGTTTCTTGTGCTGATATTTTAGCTTTCGCTGCTAGAGATGCAGTGGTGTTA TCAGGCGGACCATATTGGGACGTGCCTAAAGGAAGAAAAGACGGACGAATATCAAGAGCCAGTGAAACAACACTGCTGCCAAAGCCTACATACAACATTTCTCAACTCCAACAAAGCTTCCGTCAGAGAGGTCTATCACTAGATGACTTGGTGGCTCTCTTAG GTGCACACACTATAGGTTTTATGCATTGCTCGTCCTTTATGAACCGCATATACAACTTCAACGCCACACATGACATCGACCCTACGCTACGTCCATCGTTTGCAGCAAGCTTAAAGGGCATATGTCCACTCAAAAACAGGGCTAAAAATGCAGGAATAAGTAATGATCCTTCATCAACAACATTTGATAATACTCATTACAGGCTAATTCTGCAAAAGAAGAGTTTGTTATCTTCGGATCATTCTTTGCTGACTAATCCGAAAACGAAGAGCCTAGTTTATAAGTTTGGTACATCAAAAGCAGCTTTCTATAAGGCTTTttctaattccatgattaaGATGAGTAGCCTTACAGGAGGTCAAGAAGTTAGAAAAGATTGCAGGGTAGTGAACTAA